The proteins below come from a single Denticeps clupeoides chromosome 15, fDenClu1.1, whole genome shotgun sequence genomic window:
- the LOC114765144 gene encoding E3 ubiquitin-protein ligase RNF126: MDAEEEDDHIFTTWMSDHKEPEPDPEPDPAPEPEQAQTPQRDLEVERKSSLNLPRPGRVLATRRASLPCPATLNAMQLSHLRSTQAPSPASHLIRMGHDGRPHPRPHPWRSGAKGEDDCPKANSTPERRPPPIPTILEVTEPQEKKSRFRSRNVMSLSDADSICLICHDDLHKGGGGVRELHCTHSFHSECIEEWLWRKQACPTCRVHVVMPEPLYWTSTRVKVP; this comes from the exons ATGGatgcagaggaggaggatgatcaCATTTTCACCACATGGATGAGTGACCATAAAGAACCCGAGCCAGATCCTGAACCGGACCCTGCGCCTGAACCAGAACAGGCACAAACCCCACAGAGAGACCTGGAGGTTGAAAGGAAGAGCAGCCTGAACCTCCCCCGACCCGGCAGAGTGCTGGCCACCCGACGAGCTTCGCTTCCTTGTCCT GCCACGCTTAACGCCATGCAGTTGTCCCATCTGCGTAGCACCCAGGCACCCAGCCCGGCCAGTCACCTGATACGGATGGGTCATGATGGCAGGCCACACCCACGGCCACACCCATGGCGTTCTGGAGCCAAGGGGGAGGATGACTGCCCCAAAGCAAACAGCACACCCGAGAGAAGACCCCCACCCATCCCTACCATTTTGGAGGTAACTGAGCCGCAGGAGAAGAAGTCCCGTTTCAGGAGCAGGAATGTCATGTCACTG AGTGATGCTGACAGCATATGTCTGATCTGCCATGATGACCTGCACAAAGGCGGTGGAGGAGTGCGAGAGCTGCACTGCACACACAGCTTCCACAGCGAG TGTATAGAAGAGTGGCTGTGGAGGAAACAGGCCTGCCCCACCTGCCGTGTTCATGTGGTGATGCCTGAGCCTCTGTACTGGACCTCCACCCGCGTCAAGGTGCCCTGA